A region from the Triticum urartu cultivar G1812 chromosome 1, Tu2.1, whole genome shotgun sequence genome encodes:
- the LOC125544311 gene encoding uncharacterized protein LOC125544311 isoform X1, protein MERLKGKGQAPVTKIPSKSPCHRNVGHRLSTSLSKTKGTASFAVVPKDPTQTGKTAFPGDVVDPASTTDPTVMEKIRIPTKVLFDAMMQQLGLPNAVYSTQKARAIGLDATIHFYRSKHQLDNSLPRQSISTHVSNKLEDVEDQLANEALKYMKSIHSKVLQDTNYDKMQLLQQRRSHASKGTLPYNR, encoded by the exons ATGGAGCGGTTGAAAGGTAAGGGACAAGCTCCTGTGACTAAAATACCTAG CAAATCACCGTGCCATAGGAATGTTGGTCACAGGCTCTCCACTTCGCTTTCCAAGACCAAGGGAACTGCATCATTTGCGGTTGTGCCTAAAGATCCTACCCAAACTGGAAAAACCGCTTTTCCTGGAGATGTTGTTGACCCTGCATCCACAACAGAT CCTACAGTGATGGAAAAAATCAGAATCCCAACAAAAGTGTTGTTCGATGCTATGATGCAGCAGCTAGGCCTCCCAAATGCAGTGTACTCAACACAAAAGGCAAGAGCAATTGGTCTTGACGCAACTATTCACTTCTATCGCTCCAAGCATCAACTGGACAATAGTCTTCCAAGACAATCAATATCAACCCATGTATCCAACAAACTAGAAGATGTTGAAGACCAACTAGCAAACGAAGCTCTCAAGTACATGAAAAGCATCCACAGTAAAGTGCTGCAGGACACAAACTACGACAAGATGCAACTGCTGCAGCAAAGGAGATCACATGCCAGCAAAGGAACTTTACCGTATAATAGATAG
- the LOC125544311 gene encoding uncharacterized protein LOC125544311 isoform X2, with the protein MERLKANHRAIGMLVTGSPLRFPRPRELHHLRLCLKILPKLEKPLFLEMLLTLHPQQMKLSKMLLLLQLPKMRSTQNLAS; encoded by the exons ATGGAGCGGTTGAAAG CAAATCACCGTGCCATAGGAATGTTGGTCACAGGCTCTCCACTTCGCTTTCCAAGACCAAGGGAACTGCATCATTTGCGGTTGTGCCTAAAGATCCTACCCAAACTGGAAAAACCGCTTTTCCTGGAGATGTTGTTGACCCTGCATCCACAACAGAT GAAACTAAGCaagatgctgctgctgctgcagctACCGAAGATGCGAAGCACACAAAATTTAGCTTCTTAG